Proteins encoded within one genomic window of Brassica rapa cultivar Chiifu-401-42 chromosome A09, CAAS_Brap_v3.01, whole genome shotgun sequence:
- the LOC103839465 gene encoding pentatricopeptide repeat-containing protein At2g01740: protein MVGEALQFLSRLRKSSSFPDPLTFNKHIHRLIDSSCGVLSLKLVAYLVSRGYTPHRSSFNSIVSLLCRSGQVKFAEDIVRAMRKFGSLPDVVSYNSLIDGYCRNGDVGNASLVFERLRRVPDGLFICRPDVVSFNSLFNGFGKRKMLVEVFVYMGVMFKCCSPNVVTYTTWIDSFCKSGELESALKSFRFMKRDGLAPNVVTFTCLIDGYCKSGGLEVAVSLYEEMREVGMSINVVTYSALIDGFCKQGEMQRGVELYLQMREDGVEPNSLVYTAFIDGYFKNGDADNAMKFLAKMLNQGMKLDTAAYGVIVSGLCGIGRVKEAAEVVDDMEKGGLVPDEMILTTMMNGYFKSGRVKDAVKVYGEFVERGFEPDVVALSTFIDGLAKNGRLHEAVAYFCKERANDVMYTVVIDALCKVGDFIEVERLFEAGLVADKFMYTCWIAGLCKQGNLVGAFKLKTKMVQEGLELDLLTYTTLINGLASKGLMVEARQVFDEMLRREIRPDSAVFDLLIRAYEKEGDMTAASELFLDMQARGLVTVVSDADCSKQCDSEVTCT from the coding sequence ATGGTCGGAGAAGCTCTCCAATTTCTCTCTCGCCTGAGAAAGTCTTCGTCTTTCCCAGACCCACTCACCTTCAACAAGCACATCCATCGGCTCATCGACTCCAGCTGCGGCGTCCTCTCTCTCAAACTCGTAGCTTACCTTGTCTCCAGAGGCTACACTCCTCATCGCTCTTCCTTCAATTCAATCGTATCGCTTCTTTGCAGATCAGGGCAGGTTAAATTCGCTGAAGACATCGTTCGGGCCATGCGCAAGTTCGGATCTTTACCGGATGTTGTGTCTTACAACTCTCTGATCGATGGGTACTGTAGAAACGGCGATGTGGGTAACGCTAGTTTGGTGTTTGAGAGGCTAAGAAGAGTCCCTGATGGTTTGTTTATCTGCAGACCTGATGTGGTTAGCTTCAACTCATTGTTTAATGGGTTTGGCAAGAGGAAGATGTTGGTTGAGGTTTTTGTGTATATGGGTGTTATGTTCAAGTGTTGTTCTCCTAACGTTGTTACTTACACTACTTGGATAGACTCTTTCTGCAAATCAGGAGAGTTGGAATCGGCTTTGAAGAGCTTTAGGTTTATGAAGAGAGATGGTTTGGCTCCGAATGTGGTTACTTTCACTTGTTTGATCGACGGGTATTGCAAATCCGGGGGCTTGGAGGTTGCGGTTTCGCTATACGAAGAAATGAGAGAAGTTGGGATGTCTATTAACGTTGTTACTTACAGTGCGTTGATAGATGGGTTCTGCAAACAAGGGGAAATGCAGAGGGGCGTGGAGTTGTATTTGCAAATGCGTGAGGATGGAGTGGAGCCTAACTCTCTTGTGTACACCGCGTTTATTGACGGGTATTTCAAGAATGGCGATGCTGATAACGCCATGAAGTTTCTTGCCAAAATGCTTAACCAAGGGATGAAGCTTGATACCGCGGCTTACGGTGTAATCGTGTCGGGACTTTGCGGTATTGGTAGAGTGAAGGAGGCAGCAGAGGTGGTGGATGATATGGAGAAAGGTGGTTTGGTTCCTGATGAGATGATTTTGACGACGATGATGAATGGTTATTTTAAATCCGGGCGGGTGAAGGATGCGGTTAAGGTGTATGGAGAGTTCGTAGAGAGAGGGTTTGAGCCTGATGTTGTTGCTCTTTCGACTTTCATTGACGGGCTTGCGAAGAACGGGCGGCTACATGAAGCTGTAGCTTATTTCTGCAAGGAGAGAGCTAATGATGTTATGTACACCGTGGTTATCGATGCTTTGTGCAAAGTAGGAGACTTTATAGAAGTTGAGAGACTCTTTGAAGCTGGACTTGTTGCGGATAAGTTCATGTACACTTGTTGGATAGCTGGTTTGTGTAAGCAAGGGAACTTGGTGGGTGCGTTTAAGTTGAAAACCAAAATGGTTCAAGAGGGTCTCGAGCTCGACTTGCTAACGTACACGACGTTGATCAACGGCTTAGCTAGCAAGGGGTTGATGGTGGAGGCTAGACAGGTTTTTGATGAAATGCTGAGAAGAGAGATTAGACCTGATTCAGCTGTGTTTGATCTCTTGATTAGAGCTTATGAAAAAGAGGGAGACATGACTGCTGCTTCAGAGTTGTTTCTTGATATGCAAGCTAGAGGGCTTGTGACAGTGGTAAGTGATGCGGATTGCAGCAAACAATGTGACAGTGAAGTGACCTGTACTTGA
- the LOC103839466 gene encoding uncharacterized protein LOC103839466: MMELSSFFPTFCSPDLLLFIAPLWIAVVVGVLVGWVWRPSWARDDKLFTFFNNNLPRPAATTTTTTTVPSFESRQVYKEKSGFVTGDDFRHLWNLVEVKDGGPAWIQMMDRSTTTFSYQAWRRDPHDGPPQYRSRTVFEDATPEMVRDFFWDDDFRSNWDDMLLFSSTLEACKDTGTMVVQWVRKFPFFCSDREYIIGRRIWDAGRVFYCVTKGVQYPAVPRQSKPRRVDLYYSSWCIRAVESKRGDGEMTSCEVLLFHHEDMGIPWEIAKLGVRQGMWGAVKKIEPGLRAYQRAKAAGAGLSPSAIMAQINTKVSVEEFMNERDSTGEVAGDEKPSSGKNIPKMLVVGGAIALACTLDKGLLTKAVIFGVARRFARMGKRM; encoded by the exons ATGATGGAGCTGAGTTCCTTCTTCCCCACCTTCTGCTCCCCTGATCTCTTACTTTTCATAGCACCGCTCTGGATCGCTGTCGTTGTCGGAGTTTTAGTGGGTTGGGTATGGAGACCAAGTTGGGCTAGAGATGATAAACTCTTCACTTTCTTCAACAACAACCTTCCCCGTCCCGCCGCCACTACTACTACTACCACCACCGTACCTTCATTTGAATCTCGCCAGGTGTATAAAGAGAAATCTGGGTTTGTGACGGGCGATGATTTTAGGCATCTATGGAACTTGGTCGAGGTCAAAGACGGTGGTCCTGCCTGGATTCAGATGATGGACCGGTCTACTACAACCTTCTCTTACCAAGCTTGGAGAAGAGATCCTCACGATGGGCCGCCTCAGTACCGTAGCAGAACTGTGTTCGAAGACGCCACTCCTGAGATGGTGAGGGATTTCTTCTGGGATGATGACTTCCGTTCCAACTGGGATGATATGCTCTTGTTTTCTTCGACGCTCGAGGCTTGTAAGGATACTGGGACTATGGTTGTCCAATGGGTCCGCAAG TTCCCTTTCTTTTGTAGCGACAGGGAGTATATCATAGGCCGGAGAATATGGGACGCTGGCCGAGTCTTTTACTGCGTTACTAAG GGAGTACAATACCCGGCGGTACCACGACAAAGCAAGCCACGGCGTGTTGACTTATACTATTCAAGCTGGTGCATCCGTGCAG TTGAATCGAAAAGAGGGGATGGTGAGATGACATCTTGCGAGGTTCTACTATTTCATCACGAAGATATGGGGATACCGTGGGAGATAGCAAAGCTCGGGGTGAGACAAGGGATGTGGGGTGCGGTGAAGAAAATAGAGCCTGGCTTACGTGCGTATCAGAGGGCTAAAGCAGCAGGAGCAGGTTTGTCACCAAGTGCCATCATGGCTCAGATCAACACTAAAGTGAGTGTGGAGGAGTTTATGAACGAGAGGGATTCGACAGGAGAGGTTGCAGGAGATGAGAAGCCGTCGTCTGGGAAAAACATACCGAAGATGCTGGTGGTGGGAGGGGCGATTGCGCTTGCGTGTACATTGGACAAAGGGCTGTTGACAAAGGCGGTGATATTCGGAGTAGCGAGAAGGTTTGCAAGAATGGGAAAGAGGATGTAG
- the LOC103839463 gene encoding uncharacterized protein LOC103839463 has protein sequence MDFDSSGKEASEEETILMEYDEENNQLDIEFCPVEHPVEPEEEDRPVKCPVPISSSLIHNSTEKPKPGWVKHRASCDTPVYPTPRHVRNVRKRHNSFVEEKKSFFTRSMIPTSTLRSHDEEITTSTRSNVTIYRVLQQVHEFEP, from the exons atggACTTCGATTCCTCA GGCAAAGAAGCTAGTGAGGAGGAGACAATTTTGATGGAATACGATGAAGAAAACAACCAGCTCGACATAGAATTTTGTCCGGTTGAGCATCCGGTTGAACCGGAAGAAGAAGATCGCCCGGTTAAGTGTCCCGTACCAATCTCATCTTCTCTCATCCAC AACTCAACCGAGAAACCAAAACCGGGTTGGGTTAAACACAGAGCCAGCTGTGACACTCCGGTTTATCCAACGCCACGTCATGTCCGTAACGTAAGGAAGAGACACAACTCGTTCGTCGAAGAGAAGAAAAGTTTCTTCACGAGATCTATGATTCCGACATCGACTCTTCGGTCTCATGATGAAGAAATTACAACGTCTACAAGATCTAACGTTACAATCTACCGAGTTCTTCAACAAGTTCACGAGTTCGAGCCgtga